AAGGGTATTAATCAGCAGTGCGAAACCGGCATCTTAATGGGCTACCCGATCGTCAACATTGATGTCACGATACTCAAAGGCGACTACCACGCGACCGATTCGTCGGATCTCTCGTTCAACATTGCCGCGACCATGGCGCTGCGCGAAGCGTTCATGAAGGGAAAACCGATCTTGCTTGAGCCGATCATGTCCCTGGAGATCGTGGTACCGGACAATTTTCTTGGCGATGTCATTAGCGACCTGAACGCCCGCAGAGGCAAAATCATCGGTATTGAAACCAACAGGAAAGAAAAAATAATCACGGCCACGTACGCGCTGGCAAGATCGTTCGGATACGCGACCGACTTGCGGTCGATCACCCAGGGCCACGGCATTTACACGATGCAGTTTTCCCATTATGCACCAAAGGAAGATAAAGAAAAAGTTAAGGAAAGGGAGGGTGCATGAAGAAATTACTCGTGATCCTTATACCACTGATCGGTCTTTACGCCCCGACCACGACCTTCTACAGCGACTGGGGATGGGGTTATTATTACTGGCTGTTCGGACCGATCGGACCAAGCCAGTCCGAAGGCATGGCCGCGGCCGGTTACAGCACGCTCGAATACCGCGGTTACAATCAATTTTCTCTGGGCGGCTGGCCCGGCAGCGGTACGCAGATCAGCAATCTGACCCTGCGGCTGCGCAATAACACCGGCGGTTCCGGGCTACAGATCACGATCAACCGCGTTACCTCGGCGACGCCCGGCTGGGACGAATGCGGCGGGACCAGCCCGGTGTATTTGACCAACCAGGCGGTCAATTCTAACGCCGAGGATTACACTTATTTCACGCTTACCGGCACCCAGGCCGTGACCGACCTCCTGACCGCTTGGCAAAGCGGCGCATCGTGGTTCGGGTTCGGCTACCGTGGATCGCGGGGATCGGGCGAGCCATGCATGCACTTTTTTTACGCGTTCTGGGCCGATTACATGTATGACGCGGCACTGATCGTAGATTACACGATCGGAGTTGAGGAAACACCGCAGAATATGGTTGTAGCGCCAGCGCTGTCGGTATATCCGAATCCGTTCAGCGAGATAGTGACAATCAATTACAATATTCACCCCCACCCTTTCCCTCCCCCCTCGAGGGGGAGGATAAAGGAGGGGGGGATCAAATCACAAATGTCATTGAAAATCTTCAGCACATCGGGACGGGAAGTAAAATCTTTTATGCTACCCACCACATACTACTTACTACCTACTGCTGTCTGCTGGGATGCCACTGACAATGACGGCAATAAGGCGCAGCCCGGTGTCTACTTTATCTTTCTCGAGTCAGACGGTCTGAGGGAGCGCCAGAAGATAATTCTGCTCAAATGAAATTCAAAGCCGTACTTTTTGACCTCGATGGAACTTTGCTGGATACGCTTGATGACCTGGCTGATTCCATGAACGCAGTTTTAAAGGATCTCGGCTTTCCCGGGCACGAGGTTGGCGCTTACCGTTACTATGTCGGCGACGGCATGGAAGTATTGTGCCAGCGGGTCCTGCCAGATGACCACCGCGATCCGGCCATGATCGAGAAATGCCTTGCCGGTATGAGAGAGGAGTACGGCAAACGCTGGAACATCAAAACAAAGCCCTACGACGGAATTCCGCAGGTACTAGAAGCTCTGGCAGCACAGTCCATCAAAACAGCGGTTCTGTCCAACAAACCCGACGATCTCACGCGGGTTACCATTGACCGGCTGTTACCTAAGTGGAAATTCGACATTGTCCTTGGAGAACGCCCTGGCGTGCCGCGAAAACCCGATCCGGCCGCAGCCCTGGAGATCGCTCAACGCCTGGATATCAAACCTGAGCAGATCGTCTATCTGGGCGATACGGGGATCGATATGAAAACCGCGACCGCAGCCGGCATGTATCCGGTCGGCGCACTCTGGGGGTTTCGCACCAGGGAAGAATTACTGGAAAACGGTGCCGCCATGGTCATCGCGGAACCGACAGGGTTGTTGAAGCTATTTTAACCACCCCCACCCCTACCTCCCCCCTGAGGGCAACGTG
This genomic interval from bacterium contains the following:
- a CDS encoding HAD family hydrolase, yielding MKFKAVLFDLDGTLLDTLDDLADSMNAVLKDLGFPGHEVGAYRYYVGDGMEVLCQRVLPDDHRDPAMIEKCLAGMREEYGKRWNIKTKPYDGIPQVLEALAAQSIKTAVLSNKPDDLTRVTIDRLLPKWKFDIVLGERPGVPRKPDPAAALEIAQRLDIKPEQIVYLGDTGIDMKTATAAGMYPVGALWGFRTREELLENGAAMVIAEPTGLLKLF